A genomic region of Torulaspora delbrueckii CBS 1146 chromosome 7, complete genome contains the following coding sequences:
- the MTC6 gene encoding Mtc6p (similar to Saccharomyces cerevisiae YHR151C; ancestral locus Anc_5.102): MTSFATLFFVWMALLLRIAHASFDILPSLSGQEQMAIRSQRDLMSNVTIDQLPLVGVNLRNVIFNDESVNDTESLEAFQSLMQNGVQSFRLDLQQNDSVYNLANTDIELGTFLLAFESFVNMTDDNLSANILTLHLNISNAALYGNSSSNGSVVPSSGSVPNITYTLDQSMGRLRIYTPDDLRNDQLAGATYDNSGLSSSGWPTLNNFLYSKRRRVVITELSNTLNYSETPYIFDSSILHYDVRNKTLETPNTVAQLMNISSISWRYLEADFTPAEIREYTNMGFSPIIANQYSKDNFTSIETILNHSVVWSWDTDQPVTTHTATPKNSDSLVAYNCAVLKYTVSNHSAFWEVNNCYDKYQALCRYTERAYEWAVTEASDTYFAFDRRSESHCPDDYRFALPRTPLEQFSLIMHLANTTYQNIQIWVDMNSIAVSNCWVTGGPYATCPYQKVVSRRNFVTMLTPVTVCCFFILVLVSYLNLLRVPIHSNRKNWKRLLNEVSKSELDGVPS, translated from the coding sequence ATGACCAGCTTTGCAACGTTATTCTTTGTCTGGATGGCGTTGTTGCTGCGAATAGCTCATGCAAGTTTCGACATCCTGCCGTCCTTGAGTGGTCAAGAACAAATGGCCATACGATCACAACGAGACTTGATGTCGAATGTTACTATCGATCAGCTACCACTAGTGGGAGTGAATCTAAGAAATGTTATTTTTAATGACGAATCTGTAAATGACACAGAATCTCTCGAAGCATTCCAATCTTTGATGCAAAATGGTGTGCAAAGCTTCCGGCTAGATTTACAACAGAATGATAGTGTTTACAATCTGGCAAATACAGATATTGAGCTCGGAACTTTTTTACTGGCgtttgaaagctttgtGAATATGACAGACGACAATCTATCAGCCAATATTCTGACATTGCATTTGAATATCTCCAATGCAGCCCTATATGGAAACAGCAGTTCCAATGGCAGTGTGGTTCCGTCGTCTGGATCGGTTCCCAATATAACGTACACATTAGATCAGTCTATGGGTCGCCTGAGAATATATACGCCAGATGATCTACGAAATGACCAACTGGCGGGGGCTACCTATGACAACTCTGGCCTATCCAGTAGTGGCTGGCCCACACTGAACAATTTTCTCTACTCCAAGCGAAGAAGGGTAGTTATCACCGAGCTGTCAAATACCTTAAATTATTCAGAAACGCCATACATCTTCGACAGCTCAATACTACACTATGATGTGCGAAATAAGACTCTCGAAACACCAAATACGGTTGCTCAACTGATGAACATCTCCTCCATTAGTTGGAGGTACTTGGAAGCTGACTTCACACCTGCAGAGATTAGAGAGTATACAAACATGGGATTTTCTCCCATAATTGCAAATCAGTACTCCAAGGATAATTTCACCAGTATAGAGACTATACTGAATCATAGTGTAGTCTGGTCGTGGGATACAGACCAGCCCGTAACTACGCACACCGCAACTCCAAAGAATAGCGATTCTTTGGTAGCCTACAATTGTGCTGTTCTCAAGTACACAGTGTCCAACCATTCCGCTTTTTGGGAGGTCAACAACTGCTACGATAAGTATCAAGCACTTTGTCGATATACAGAGAGAGCCTATGAATGGGCGGTTACGGAAGCTTCGGACACCTATTTTGCCTTTGATCGTCGTTCCGAATCTCATTGTCCCGATGACTATAGGTTCGCACTACCGAGAACTCCACTTGAACAATTCTCGTTGATTATGCATCTTGCCAATACAACCTACCAAAACATTCAGATATGGGTTGATATGAACTCAATTGCTGTTAGTAACTGTTGGGTTACTGGTGGCCCTTACGCGACATGTCCTTATCAAAAAGTGGTCtctcgaagaaactttGTTACCATGTTGACTCCTGTCACGgtttgctgcttcttcataCTAGTTTTGGTCTCATACCTCAATCTTCTACGTGTACCGATCCACAGTAAtaggaagaattggaaaaggTTGTTGAACGAGGTGTCTAAATCGGAGCTCGATGGCGTTCCATCGTAA